Genomic segment of Marmota flaviventris isolate mMarFla1 chromosome 4, mMarFla1.hap1, whole genome shotgun sequence:
GCCCTGCAGTCCAGACACTCTGGGCCACTCCCTGCTTgtgcttcttgtttttttttttttttttaatatttatttattttatttttagttctcggcggacacaacatctttgttggtatgtggtgctgagtatcgaacccgggccgcacgcatgccaggcgagcgcgctaccgcttgagccacattcccagccctgcttGTGCTTCTTGTCACAGAAAAGATTCCAGTCACCACAAGGTCAAAGTCACCTCTGGCATTTACCCCACTGTGCACTGCTTCCAAATCTGACTCAGTTTTCACCTCTCTCCTGACCTCCCTGTCTTTACAGATCTATCTCTCATTAGGGTTCTGGAGAATGGTCTTCAAGAGGCTTCTCTGCCATTTTCTGTCCCTGAATAATGGTCTAGTATGGATTCAGACCTCCAGGAACATGTGGTGCCAGTGCATAtaggaaagggtggggaaagcatCTTCAAAGCATGGCCAGGAAAACACAAGGATGCAGCCTCAGGCTGGCGGGGTGGGCACAGTGTGAGTGTCATTACTTTGGATTTCAGTAGCCATGTTGATGTTATTTGGGGGCAACcccctaaaacaaacatttgcTGGTATAGGCTGCAGGGGATATTGTTTGGCTGCGAGGTGGGTGTGAGGAAGAACGTGGACAGAACATACGGACTGACCACTGGTCCTCAGACACATCCCACCAGACCCACACACCATCCCGCAACCAGACAGACGGAGGACGGGACAAACACTGCGGGATCTACTTACGCCAGCGGTGACGCCCTGCCAAGCAGAGGGAAACCCAGCCGTGAGTGTGCGTCCATCATGGGATGGCAGAGGGGCAGCGCACACAGAGAGCAGGGTTAGGATCAGAAATGAGTTAGGGGAGTGGGATgggtaaaggaagaagaaagagagaaaaagaaaacggTCAGTAAGGAAGGAATCATGGAAATTAACAGCAGAAACGGGTGCACGCTCTGGTCAGGAGGGTTATCCACTGGCACCTCACCAGCATTAACCCAGCATGGCTGAgttaaaagaaagggaagaggatGATCCTTTCCCAGCACgcaaggaaaaggaaggggagggTTGCGAAGAGGACAGGAGATGGGGTAGATCCTTCAAGAAGCCTAGATTAATCAACAGGGCATCATATTCAAAAAAACATGGAACCCTCATTGTAAAACCAAAAGATATCATTCTTCCCAAGGTGCAAAAAATATAAAGTTGGTGAAGAgcatttctttcaatattttctaccAAACTTGTCTTTGGTGACTGAAACCACTTTAAAAGAGCACACCAAGAACCCATGTGGCAAACAAATGTTAACAGGAAATCCCTGGTGGCTCTTGGACTTATTCAGgcagcctgtttttttttctgggtacgCATGAGCTAATGGTTGTGTTTTTAAACTTGCAGGCTCATATTTTCTGCTTTGAAtgatggatttaaaaaaacaGCACGGTGCTGAGTTCTGCAGAGTCAGCCCTGAGCCTTGTGGGTTTGAGATGTGAGGCTGCAGAGCAGGCAATGTCCCCCACCTAGTGGTCGAAAGTAACTACTGCGTTTCCAAGAGGGCACTAGGCTCCCCCCGGAAGCAAGAGCCCAGGAAATCCACACCCCACCTTTATATTTCATCCTCTGGTCTCCTGATCTACCCTTCATAaactacatgcacatcagaggctaggctctggaaAGGGCAAGCCCTGTAGGACCTCTCTGGAGATTTTTAACCCATCTTATAACATCTGATTTCCTCTTTTCAGAAGAACGTTTCAACAGTTATCTCAAGACTTTTTGCCATTAATTGCTCAGGACCCCTGATCCAGAGATGAGATGTTACCTAAAGACATAATCAGCCAGTTCTGTAAGTCAACACATGATATTCTCAAGCAGAAAACAataaggaagtgtgtgtgtgtgtgtgtgtgtgtgtgtgtgtgtgtaagaaagagATGTGAGAGACACAGAAAGAGACACATAGGCAGATAAAGAGATATATAGAGGGAGACAGAGGAGGACAGGAAGAGAGATACTCAATGGACACAgcatgaaagagagaaagggagggagagagagagagagagagagagagagagagagagagagagagagagagaaagccctGTTAATGTTTGCACTTTGAGCAGTTTCATCCACAAAAGGGTTTCAGCCAACTGTACTTCCTAGTTCATCCTCAAGTTCCCTAATCACAGCTAAGAGGACGAAAGTCTTCAATTCTACTACCTTGAGGCAAAAAGGAGAAGGGAGGTGACCATCAATGGGACCTACTGCCAACAGCAACCTTGAATGATTGCTTGGAAGCCACTTCCCAACAAGAAGCCCATCCTGTATTTGGATCTCTCATGGCTGGAAGAATAAAGCAACTTCACCCTCTCCCCCAAGAACAGCTTGGTCCTGGGAGGCTGGGATGGGGGGTGGGTCTTGAGTGCTGCTTTGAGAGTTttgtagaagattttttttctaaaccaaCCTCCTCATGGAACCTGGAAAATGCAAAGGAACCACCACATTTTGCATTTCTCCACCCTTCTCCTGAAGTTGACCGTGAGAAAGAAGTTCTGAAGAGACCATAACCCTGTTCTGGAAGGCCCTGGCAAAAGCTGGCTTCCTTTCAAGGGCCTGTGCCCCAAGAGGAAGGTGAAAGCTGGTCCTTATGGTGCCTGGTGGCTTCTGCAGGTGAAGAGAGTGGGGAAGACGCTTACCCACTGAAGTCACTGCCCTGGGCTTGGGCCTGCCCAGCAATGGCGTCCATGATGGCATCCTGGGAGTACATGCTGATGGGCGTGTTGTACTGTGCATGGATGATGGTGGCCTTGCCACCCAGCCCCTTCACCTCAATGGGCTTGTGAGTGGACAGGGCCGAGTCCTTCAGAGCACTGGGGTTGAAGCGTTCCTGGTAGTCGGCGCTGGGGAAGGGGCACGTGAGGAGCAGGGTAGGggtggaggagagaaggggaaggagaaaagggcAACAGGTGGAGGTTACACTAGACGTcaaggccaggcctggtggtggtGAGTGTTGAAAGAGATCTCCCAAAGCCCAGGCCTGACCCCAAGCAGATCTCCCAAAGCCCAGGCCTGACCCCGAGATCTCCCACTGTGGGCTGGCAGAGTCTGGTCAGGAAAATCCTCAGCACCTCCCCAAAACTTTGTGCAGAAGGTTTTTCTTGTCTATGTCAGCTGCCCCAAATCCCCAGCAGGCTCTGGCTCAGTCTGAACTAACTGACGCTGGAGGCTCCAGGCATGGAGAGATCTCCCACCACACACAGCCAGAGAagcagagataaaaaaaaaaaagattaggggAATGGGGTTCAAGAGAGGGGACAGGAGCTGGGCCACATGAGAGAGGCAGCAACATTGCAAGCTGAGTTCAGAGCGTCCCAAAGGCGAAAAATAGCCACACAGGGTCCCCACAGGGATTCTGAGCAAAGTTTCTCCGAGAAGGGATTCATTCTGTTGGCAATCCTTCTGTAGTCGGAGGCTGTGTTCTTTCAGATGCTTCTGTCCGTGTGTCTTCCTTGGAGCAGAACTTAGGCTTCGCAGGCCCGTCCAGTCCAGGTATCTGTGTGGCTCACCAGCTTCTACCCATCTGGGGCTCTGCCTTCCAGCAGATAGGTGCCTCCACCCATCCCTCCCCAGGCAAAGACAAGGTGCAGTCCTCCTCAAGGGTCCCACTGGAACAGAGATCTTCAGGCTCACACAAATCCTGGAGACAGCGCagcaccccacccacccacccaccagaGCTAGCTTGCAGGGTTTAAGCAGTTGGAGCAGGAAATTGGTAATGAAATTGGAACCACCAGATAGAGACCCCCTCCCCCCTGCAACGCCTTCACTCCATCCTCTAGCTTCACACCCATGCAGGCTTACCCAGGGCACAAAAGCACCCTTACTCACACATGCACGCACATACACATGCGGATAGGCACAGGCTATCCACACCCGACAGACACGCAGAGCCATGCTGAGATGGCACACAAGTGCACACACATGCTTTCCTTGGATACTAACTTGGCTGGAGAGTTCGCTACCAcctggggaagagagaaagggcaAAGAAGACAGCGACGTCAGAATGAGGCTCCTGCAGGGGGAGCTAGAACACTAGGACCGCCTGCACACTGGCCATGATAGATGGATGGCCCAACCGCACTGTGTGAAGAGAGTAAGGAGTGAAAAGGAGAGAGCGCGCTCAGGATCAGAGACCACGGCCTCCAGGACCCTCGGTTTGGATTGGAGATATCAACACAGCAGTATTACCTCCATGGTGGGCTTCCATGCCCTCAGCTTTGCTAGGAGAAGGGTTTTCTTGTTCAACTCATGGGCATTCCTACCATGTACAAGAATCCCCCACATACAGCCTGGCTGTAGACCCCAGAGAGGAATCTGGGGATGGAGAAAGGATCAACAGGGCTGCGTGAAGAAGAGCCAAAtccccacccacctcctcctAGACAGTAGCTCTGGACTTAGCTCTGGTTCATGGGGGCAACTCAGGAGTTCCGCTCCCTGAGCAGGCATTGCAGTGGGGCTGTGTGGGGTGAGGGGATACTTGGAACACTTTCCTCTTTCCAGAGGAGGGGCATGCCACAGCAAGGAGGTGAATGAGGAGGCCCAGGAAGAGTGTGAGTCCCAAGCTTGCTACAGGAAAGGCCAAAGCTGGGTAGCCCAGCTTGGATACCAGAGAGGGACCTGCCCCTTGCTCTGATATAAGAGCCAGTCTCCTAAAGCCTGATCTCTTTGGGGAGTACTGTCTATATCATGATTCTTTAAATACAAATTACCTAAGGTGGCAGCCCTGTGGCCAGTAGCCCTGTCTGAAACCTGATACAGAAAGAGTAGAGGGCAGTGGGCTCTGTCTCCAAACTCTACCACCTGCCTGAGCAGCCCACTGTTGGGCTCTGACTGGAGAAAATTTGGCTCCAAGTGGCCTGGCCCTGGTCTCCTTGTAGCCAGGACCCCACTCCAGGGAACTTCATGGTGGCTCTGCTCAGCTCCAGGCCCACCCTGTCTCAGAGCTGATAAAATTCTCTCTGTCCTCCCAGGCTCAAAATAGCCACAAGTAGATCTATATTAGGAAAGGGCCAGCATGGAACTTCCATTCCTTCTCCATGTTTGGCCAGTGCTGACAGCTGCAGGGTCAGCCCTTGCCCTAACCAGCCCAGTGTCCCTTGCAGAGGACAGTGTTGGCCTGGCAGGGTGTCAGCCAGCACCTTCTTTGGCATTGGTTCCTCCCCCGCTGAGGACCCCAGGCTGGGGTGCCTACAGCAGATGTGGTGAGGAGCCAGTGCCCAGGTCTTGTTGCCAAGATGCTACACCTGTCTAAGGTACTTTGTACTGAGTGGCCTGAGGAACACTGCccttcaatgccagcctcagacAGGATGAGAAGCAGGTCGCAGGGATGCTCAGGCCTGCCTACCCTTGCATTACATCCAATCCTCTCACCCCTCCAAGGAGATACAAGCTGTCCAGAGGAGAGAGCCAGGGAGGGGCTTCCTTTTGGAGCCAGACAGATCAGAGATTGAATCCTGACCCTACCTCCTAGCACTGGGACTCCAGGCAAGTTACCCACCCCTCTCAGCCTCTGTCttctcattcataaaatggagatgatggtatccccccacacacagatGGACTATTCCAGTGAACAACAGGATCCTGTCCAAAGCCCCCAGCCTAGGCTAAATGTGCAATGGAGGGATGTAGAGATCAGCATTTGCTAACCTTGTTGCTTACAAGCAGTTAGACACTCATCAAAGGCAGTGGCCTTGGCCTAGCAGAGACTCCAGCCCTTCCTATTCTCACTCCTGGAACAGCAGCATTAGTTTTTACTCTAGATGAAGCACCAaactccctccctctcctggctCATCTTCCCTTGGAGGAACCTGTTGGATCCTGCCTCTCTGGTTGTCTCTGGTTGACACTTTTGTCAGGTTCTGGGCAACCCTTGTTCCAACAGAATGGCACCTGGGGAGTCAAAAGAAGTAGGGGTTGGAGCTGGCCTCTGACTTTCTGGGCAGTAGATAACCTATCTCAAAGCAAGATGGAGTCAGGCAGACCCAGATGCCAGTGTATGTGCCACTTGCTAGCTGTGGGATCTTGGGCAAACTATTcattctctgagcctctgttttcaCGGCTGTAGGTTGAGGGGAAACAATGCCCATCTCTGAAGTTACTGAGAGATTAAGCCAGTCTCCCAGCCCAGAGTCAAAGCTCAGTCAAGGGGAGACATTATCACCACGGCAGGTGGGCTTCCCAGGCAAGCTAGTCCACCAGAGTCCAGCCTTCCTACCTGGGGCAAGTCCCAGAAAGGATCAGGAAGGTCTACCAGTCCATCAAAGGCAGGACAAGGTGGCCATCTCTGTTCTGATATTTTCAGAGTTTTCTTGCAAAAATCCCTTGCCAGGGAAGCCATTGAGGGTGAAGAGGGGGAGGTGCTGGTCCACACGGCTCTGCCACTTTGGCTCAAGGAAGCCATGACATGCCCGAGGCCAGATTCTCTCAGGGCCTAGAAAGAGCTGGGAAATTGGGAGGTCCAGAGGAACATGGAGCTGATGGGGCACAGCAAGGGCAACATGAAGGGCAAGGCTGGGGTTAGACTGACCAGATTCTTGTTTTAAATCTTCTGGGTACCAACCGTGTAACTCCAGGCAATGGGCACCGTGTGGTAAGTGTGTGACAGGGCAGAACTCAGTGCTTTACATGTGTTGTCCCCTTTACCTTCCCCATAACCCCGAGATGTGGACAGTTTGATTCCTCCCACAGAACCCCCTACAGGCTACCTTGCCCTCACAGCCTGCCTTGCCTGTTGCACCCAGAGATAACCAGAGGCATTGCACAGGGTGGAAATGGAAGCTACTATGAAACAACAGATGGGAAGGGCCTGGACACTAGAACGGGCCACGAGAGGACTTCCTTCCTTCAGCCTCCTCCAAGAAGCCCCAGATCCATGTTCCTCTAACTCCTACACTCAAAGTCTCACCAGCTAGACCATGGGGAGCCTGCCCAACCTGACCAGGGTCCCTGCAATCCCCCTCCCCTCACACCCTTGCCAGTCTCTCCACTGTCAGCTCCTGGGCTCCCTCTCCCAGGCAGCCTTCCCCAAAAGACTCCCCAGCCCTAGGGAATTGGCCCTCCACCTGGAACTCTTCCCTGTTCCTGCCTCAGGGTTCCTGGAGTGTGTGTGGCTCCTGAAGGCAGCAGGCTGTCCAGTCCCATGAGGAGGGGTGTGTCCTGCTATGAAAATTTGGGAAACTGAAGTCTCACGTATGTAGGCCTGACTGGGTGCCTTAGTAGCAAGGCAATTGGACCTCAACTTAACCTTCtctggagcctcagtttcttctgcAAAAAGCCTGCACGTCACCCCCCTGGGTAGATGTATAAAGCATTGATGTGCCCAGCTCACGGCAAACGTCAATAGGGTCTTTGCTTGCATTGCCCTCCAGTGCTGCCTCATGGGCATAGGGTGGCTGGATTGAAGCCACTTCTCTCCAATCACCTGCTCAGTCCTCTGCTGAGCACCGAGGACCCAGGTGGCCCCAGGTGGCCCCAGACCACCAGTGGAGAGCTGTGCATTCATTACCTACCCTCCTAGGAGTCCAGCACCTGAGGCCTTCCCTCGGAGGCTCATCTGATACATCTGAGCCATCTCCCTCAGGGTCTCTGCTGAATACAGGCCAATGGGGTTGTTATACTGCTTTGGCTGGCTCGGACCTGGCAGGACTTTCAGGCTGAGTGGGTCCCGGGCCCCCTCAGGGATGGCCTTGGCCCCTGGGCTGTCCCGTGGAGGGCCGAGGTCCGAGGCCTCCGTGTGAGAGGAGCAGATGGAGGTCTGGGAGAAGGAGGAGCTAAAGGTGCCCCTGAGCTCCAGGGTGCTTGGGGTGCCCAAGCTGTCCCTTGCCTCAGGGTTGGGGCTTGGTGCCGCCAGGCTGCCGTTCGTGTCCTGAGCAGGGTCCTGACACAGGGCAGCACCAtgcaggggagagagaagagagtggTTAGAGGCCACGCATGTGCAGTGCTTCTGCATAGACTTGAAATGGGAGGGTTAGTGCGAGCACCCTGCAGcctgccacctgccacctgccacctgcAGCCCGCTGCCTGGAGCACCCAGATGGGACACTGGCACAGAAGGGTTTTGTCTAGAGGAGTGGGGGAGGCCCACAACTCCTAGCCTGCAGACTGGCTTCCACCTGGACACAAATGCAAAGCCCTGCACAGAAAGCCAAACCTATCTCTGGGGCCCAAGGAAGTGGTGTGGGGCCAGGGGATAGTAAGTAGAGGTCCCCTCCATCCTGTTGGTGTTCTCTCTTCTCCTGAGAGGGGCATACTGTGGACACAGCCCAGTCTCCTGGAATACTAACGTCACACTGAGAACCACCCTGCCTCCCTCAGGGTCTCTGCTACCATCCAGTAGAAACCCAGGCAGATGGGATCCTCAGGGCAGGCCAGGTGGGAGTGCCAAAAGGGCAATTAAGGAAGTAGGTGGCCTATTTAGTCTTTTTAGTCCACTTCTGCAACTTCTCTCAAACAGCTCTCTGCCCACTTCCCCAATCTGTGATTTATCTCAACCCCTGTATGCCTCTTCTCCTCTGTCTTCCCTGTCCACCTCCACCACTGCCCAATCTGCTCCAATAGAGCAGGCTGCAGGAACCTTGGGCTGGGCCTTCCTAGCTTTGGGTCGAGCCCCTTGGACCCGCGGGGCTGAACTGCTTAGAGGGAGTTTTGGAAAGACCCCTGAGCACAATGGTGAGGTCTGGGGCCAGGGCTCTCCATCCTTCATCACCTGATCTGCCTGCCTCTAAGGCCACAACCAGTTTTTCTGACAGGAAGGTGGGCAAGTAGGAACTAGAGGAAGAGAGCCGTGAGGAGGAGAAGCCCTGAGGGCCAGTAGGCTCCTTCATGCCTGGGAGTGCCTCCTTGGTTGATTGACACGAGTTGAAGCTTCTGCCATGGTCACTCCCAGCCCTAGTGTTCTTGGACATCTTGCTTCTGCCTGGCCAGAACGACCACCTCTCTTCTAGAACACtattgcccaagctggcttccTATCAGCACAGCCAGGGGACCTGGGATGGTGGCTAGCACCAGGCAGTACCCCACATCTCAGTACTTCATGGAGGGCCTGAATGCCTCTCCTGAGAATCATCAatggcagggcaggggcaggcaggAGCCACAGCTGAAAGTGGACCTCACTGCGACAATCTGCACCTACCTTCTGGTGAgggatcacaggcagaggggACTGGATGGGGGGTGCAGTTGTGGAGATGGCAACAGGACGTTTTGACCTGGAGAAACCAGAAATGGGAACAAGTGAGGACAGTTGCCCCTGGGGCCAGGATCTTCTGCCTGGGCAAGGCTACAAGGGACAGTCAGGTTAGAGGGCCTGAGGTTCACTGTCCGACCAATGGCTGGGTCTCCCCGGGAAAGGTTCTTGACCCGACCAGAATGGAGAAGTTGTAGACCATGGGCCCCTGCTATGTCCTTGGGAGGCTGTCTGGACCAAAAAGCAGGGAAGATCCTGGTTTCTAGGTCCCATACTGGCAGTACTGTTGCTACTGTCTCTGAGCCTCATGTGTAAAGTGAGGCAGTAACATCTTGACAGTGACTTGGACTAGTTTTTTCATAGCACAGGGCTGGGCCCATTCAATTGTTAGGGACAACCCCTCTTTTGCACCTACCCCATGCCCACTCTCAAACATCTGGCCCTGCTCTGAAGAGATTCCACTTACTTCTGCAGGGTGAGGCTCAGGTTGTAGCTGGCAGACTTGATCTTGTTCTGGGCTTCCAGGTGGGTCATAGTGTCTGTGTTGACGCCGTCGATGGCCACCACAAGGTCACCTTGGCTGAGCTGGGACTGGGCTGCCTTGCTACCTGGTGTGATCTGATTGGACAACAGAAGAGGGATGAGCATAAGGAGGTTGGTCCTAAGGATAGACCAGTCCTTAGGGAGGAGGCATATGGACTATCCAGTAGAAACCCATCGTGTTGTCTTTCATTCACTATGTTCATACCTGCTGCTCACCAAGCCTGCTTCCTCTACCTGGAACATGGATACTATATTTCCTAGTGCTTTGTATCCAATTATAGCAGTGGTACTAACTCTGGTCAGTGGAATGAGGGGGTAAGTAATGCATGTCACTTCCAGGTCTGCCCTGCCATCATCCTTGTGATCCTGCACACTGTTTGTTGGCTAAGTGCAAAGGATAGAGAGGAGCACAACCAGGCTGCTAACTGGAAGGGGCCTGGATCCTGGAGTCCCTGCCTGGAGGACAGATGATTAAGGAACCCCACATCACATGCTGTAATAGACTTTCATTGTGCTGAGCTATTGAGATTTGGTGTTCATTTGTTACATTAGTTAGCCTACTATTACCCTTGTACTCTAAGAGCCTAGCACTTTCCAGGTCCCAGGCAGGAAGGGAGACCTAGGAGTAGAAACTCAGCACTCCCCATCCCAAAGACACTGACAAGCCAAGGGGCAGGATAAATGCACCTACTCAAAAGCATCCTAATGTCAGGGGCTTCATGCTACCATGGCAGGTGTATAGAGGGTGGAGGGAGCCATCCACCTGCCTAGGTGAGCAAAATTGGCTGGGAAACAGGGCAGAGTCTAgaggttccatctccagtataACCTCAGAGAATACCATTGAGATCCTACCCCAGGAACACCCCATGGGTTATCAGGAAGGCAGGCCCCGTGGGATATTACTTGGTATGCCAGGGTGGCTCAGACTGTGCTCTCGAAGGCATCATGCCCAAAGCTAAATTTTGCCTGCCTGGCTCCAAGTAATGTCACCCTGAATGCCATGGAGGCCCCACCCACAGTGATGTTCAAAGTACCTGGTGACACCACTTAAAATGGCGTGATAAACTGCCCTTAGTGATAGCCCTATCCCAAAGATAATTTATCGGATGTCATGGAGACTTTAGCTTCATTCCCTGAGATTTTCCATTGAATGTCCAGCCCCTGCTGATATCACATAGAATGACTTTAGGACTTGACCCCAAGACACCATACAAGAGGCCCCTACTTATGACATCTGTGGAATGCCAGGTAGACCCCATCCCCAATGATATCACAGGAAATAGGAGGCTCTGCCTTCCCACCCTGACTCTGGCTATGGCTGAAGGGTGTCCCTTGGCTTTGCCCCCTGTACACACCCACCAGCTAGTACTCTTGGCTTCTATGGGCACATCCTAGTCAACTTCTTGGCTATGATCCAGGGACAAGGCCAGCTCCTAATGTTGGCAAAAAACAGATTCTGGCCAAGGACTGGGGATCATCCTAGAAGGAGTCCAGAGAGGACTTGGGGACAGTCCTGTGTCCCATGTGCCAAGCCTGGATGGGCCTCCAGCTAGTTCCTGGGCTCACAGACATGGATAGAggcctcctgccaggcccctcaCAGGGAATCCCATTTAAATCAGGGTGCCCCGCAGTCACCCATCTCCAGGCCACTCCCAGATGGACTCTACAGGGTGCACCCAGAAACTGAATGGCTTTTGCGTAATCACAGCACCAATCTCAGAAACACTGCCTATACAATGCAAATGATGACAGCAAAAACCTGCCTTTGCAGCCCTGGGTGTCTTCTTAAATACTAGCCATATTGTATGCAGAATACCCCTCCTTCAACCCCTGAATCTGCAGGCTAAAAAAAGGACAATAGAGAAACACATGCCTAGATTTCCAGAAAGCCCAGCTCAATCTCCAGACTCCATAGGGGCAGATGCCCTATAGAACTACTTGGGATTTCTCCAAATACACTCTTCTCCCTAAATTTGTTGCTATACGGATCCTCTTCTAATGATAGGAGTGTGTTGCTGCCTTGGAGAGGGGCAGTTAACCAATAATACTGAACAAGACCAAAATATTTTCCTAGACCAAGAGGGGACTCATGAAGACACAGAACTGCCTCGCCCCACCAGGCTGTGCTGAAGAAAATCTACTTGCCTTCTGGCTTCCTGTGCAGGGCTCTGCCATCCCCAACAATTCATTATAGACTTTTTCCAACatggaaaaagttgaaaaaattctACAGTGAACACTGAAATACCCACCACCATAGTTCTGGGATAATATTTAATTCATCTTGCTTTACCACACATCTATCCCGCTATCTATCCATCCTCCAATCCTTATTTCAGAGGCATTTCGAAGAAGTTACAAACACTATGTGCTTTTATTCAAGGTGATTTTTGCAACTACTATACTGTTCCTAGTGCACTGTCCACAAGGCTCCCCCAGAGCAGGTCACACCTGAGCAGGAAGATACCTGTCATGCTTGTCCCCATGCTTATTACCTACTGCTTATTACCTCATGGTGTGGCTCCCCATAGTAGGTAACTCCCAGCATGTCCGCTCCACAGCAAGACAACTTTATAGGATGATACACCCAGATGCTTCTTACCATCTACAGAAAAGGGGTTGTCTCTGGCAGCAGAAATCTGGGGGAGGGGAAATACACAGCTGCAAATCTCACACAAAAGGACAGGATCTGCAACCACAGAAGAAACACTGCCAGGCAGGATGGGAGCATCCAGAA
This window contains:
- the Ldb3 gene encoding LIM domain-binding protein 3 isoform X3 — protein: MSYSVTLTGPGPWGFRLQGGKDFNMPLTISRITPGSKAAQSQLSQGDLVVAIDGVNTDTMTHLEAQNKIKSASYNLSLTLQKSKRPVAISTTAPPIQSPLPVIPHQKDPAQDTNGSLAAPSPNPEARDSLGTPSTLELRGTFSSSFSQTSICSSHTEASDLGPPRDSPGAKAIPEGARDPLSLKVLPGPSQPKQYNNPIGLYSAETLREMAQMYQMSLRGKASGAGLLGGSLPVKDLAVDSASPVYQAVIKNQNKPEDEADEWARRSSNLQSRSFRILAQMTGTEYMQDPDEEALRRSRERFETERNSPRFAKLRNWHHGLSAQILNVKS